GCTGAGGAGCGCAGCAGCACCGCTGCGCTTGTTATCCTTTCTTGTCTATTCCCGTTATTCTTCTTCTATCTTGATACCGTCGTGGTGTCATGGGTGAAATATCTGCACCAGGCCAGGCCCCCCGTCTATTCCTTTCTTGAAGTCGCTGATCCGCTGATTAATTTCTTGGGCCACGGCGCGACCCTTATCATCGGTTCACTCATACTTTACGCGGTCGGCAGGCAGAGGGACAGAAACCTCGAGAGGTTAGGGAAGACCCTGTTTATCGGTCTCCTCTCGGCGGGTGTTGTTGTCCAGGGCCTGAAACACCTCAGCGGCAGGGCCAGGCCCCGGCTGACGGATGACCTCCTCTTCATCGGTCCGTCTTTCAGGAGCGGTTACGATTCCTTCCCGTCCGGACATACCACGCTCGCATTCTGCATGGCCACGATCCTCTCACAGTATTTTCCTTCATACCGGACCGCGTTTTATGCTTTTGCCGTTATCGTCGGGCTTGCAAGGGTGGAGGGCGCTGCCCATTTTCCCTCCGATGTCCTGGCCGGAGCGATTGTCGGCATCCTTGTCGGAAGGATATTCTCCGGCAGAATGACTTCATCTGCAAGGTCGGTACTGTGCCAGAGATGACGGTAAACAAAGATTCAGGCAAGATCAGGAACCGTCGCGTCCATATGGCGAATGAGAGGACCTTTCTCGCCTGGATTCGTACGAGCATAGGGATCATGGCCTTTGGTTTCGTTGTGGAGCGCTTTGCCTTATTCGTCAGACAGGTGGCGTATTTCTTGGGAAAGGAGACTGCCATCCCTTCCCAGGGGTATTCAGCACTGCTGGGGATATCCCTCGTGGGGCTCGGCGCGATTATGGGTGTGCTCTCGTTTGTGAGATATAAAAAAGTCGAGAAGCAGATCGACGAAGATACCTACCGGCCGTCCTTCATACTGGATGTGCTGCTCACCATGACCGTCCTCGTCGTCGGAATCTTTCTTATATTATATCTCGTGCATAGCACGTAAGAAATCAATCGAAGCGAATCGCGTCTTCGTCTTGCCGGTCGGAAAGCGAAGTGGCAAGAGAAGAACTTCAGAAATTCCTGATATTGTTGCAGTCTATCGCAAAGACGTCCGCGCTCACCCTCTTCCCGGTATTCCCTGTGGCGATCGCCGTGAAGCATGGCGTTAAGACTCCATAGGTCAGAGGGTTCGTGGCGGTTATCTGCTGGTTCTGTACGATCCGATAACTGAAGCTCAGACTCGCTCCAGCCCCCGGTTTGAAGCCCGGGAGCACCCCGGCTGCCTGAATAAGGGCGATATTGCCGGGCTGATTGGCTCCGGCGGCTCCAGTTGTAGCAGCGTAATTGGCATTTTCCGCGTAAAACTGTTCCTCGAGCAGTCTCAGGTTCTGGAGGTTTGCCGATGCCTCTGTTCTTTCGGCGCGCTTCTGCTGACCAAGATACGTGGGAACAGCGATCATGGCAAGAATGCCGATAATCGCGACCACAACAAGCAACTCTACGAGAGTAATACCCTTATTGTTCATCATCCTCACACTCCGTGAAGTTTTAGTTTCTCTTGCAATTTTTCTATTGTCCTTTTCCATCACTCGCTCCGCGAACTATTCAATGCTTATTGTCTTACTAGCCACAATGCCATCGCTTGCCCTGTCACTGTATCCCAAAACCAATATCGTATTTGGAGCCGGAACCGTTATCGCGATCTGACCGCTGCCCGGTCCTGCGGCTGCGGCAAATAAGGGGACAGCTGCATTCCAGGGAGACCTGTCATCCCAGCCGGGATTCCCGACAATGCCTTTCCCTCCTGGCATACTGTGAAGCGCTATGTAAGAAGCAGGGATTGCAGCGATATTGGCAGGCCTTGCCGCGTTGTCGGCGGGGGTCAGGAGCCCGTCGCCATCGAAGTCTGCTGTCATAGACGATTGGCTCTGCACTGTCGTCATCCAATTTAAAATGTCTTTAGCAGCCTGGTCGGTAAATTCGGGGATTGTTCCTCTTCTCGCCTTCTGCTGTAGTCCCAGGTATCCGGGAATCGCTATAGCCGCGAGAATGCCGATGATGGCCACGACTATGAGCAGTTCTATTAGGGTGAATCCCTTATTTGTGATGAGCGCTTTTTTCATGATTTCATTCTCAATAAGTTGGGAAGGAGGGGCAAAAGCCCCCCCTTCCGTCGTAATTATTCGATGCTCACCGTCTTCGAGGCGACGACACCGTCTGCCGCCTGATTGCTGTAGCCCTGTATAAGGATAGTAGTGGGCGTAGGGTTTGTTATCGAAATCTGCCCACTGCCGGCTGCAGCAGCCGCAGCAAACAACGGGTTGGCAGCGTTCCAGGGGGATTTATCATCCCAGCCCGGGTTAGCAACGGTGCCTTTTCCGCCGGCTGAGCTGTGGAGCGCTATATAGGCCGCAGGGATCGCAGCTATATTTGCAGGCCTTACGCCGTCATCGGCAACAGTCAGCTGTCCGTCACCATTGAAGTCCGATGTCATCGACATCTGGTTCTGAACCGTACCCATCCAGTTAAGAAGGTCTTTTGCTGTCTGGTCTACCGACTCAGGGACTGTTCCCCTTCTTGCCTTCTGCTGGAGACCTAAATATCCGGGAATCGCTATCGCTGCGAGAATACCGATGATCGCCACAACGATGAGCAATTCAATGAGCGTGAAGCCTCTTTCGTCCCTAACTTTCATACCATGCATTGTCTTAAACATTTTTTCTCCTTTCTGTTTTCCGCATCCAGATGCGGCAATCAATTATTCTATGCTCACTGTTTTAGAAGCCACAACACCGTCTGCCGCCTGATTGCTGTAGCCCTGTATAAGGATAGTAGTGGGCGTAGGATTTGTTATCGAGATCTGCCCACTGCCGGCTGCAGCTGCAGCGGCAAACAA
The genomic region above belongs to Thermodesulfovibrionales bacterium and contains:
- a CDS encoding phosphatase PAP2 family protein, whose amino-acid sequence is MLFSKRETVLQREHKAVPAEERSSTAALVILSCLFPLFFFYLDTVVVSWVKYLHQARPPVYSFLEVADPLINFLGHGATLIIGSLILYAVGRQRDRNLERLGKTLFIGLLSAGVVVQGLKHLSGRARPRLTDDLLFIGPSFRSGYDSFPSGHTTLAFCMATILSQYFPSYRTAFYAFAVIVGLARVEGAAHFPSDVLAGAIVGILVGRIFSGRMTSSARSVLCQR
- a CDS encoding DUF202 domain-containing protein, producing the protein MTVNKDSGKIRNRRVHMANERTFLAWIRTSIGIMAFGFVVERFALFVRQVAYFLGKETAIPSQGYSALLGISLVGLGAIMGVLSFVRYKKVEKQIDEDTYRPSFILDVLLTMTVLVVGIFLILYLVHST
- a CDS encoding prepilin-type N-terminal cleavage/methylation domain-containing protein; amino-acid sequence: MMNNKGITLVELLVVVAIIGILAMIAVPTYLGQQKRAERTEASANLQNLRLLEEQFYAENANYAATTGAAGANQPGNIALIQAAGVLPGFKPGAGASLSFSYRIVQNQQITATNPLTYGVLTPCFTAIATGNTGKRVSADVFAIDCNNIRNF
- a CDS encoding prepilin-type N-terminal cleavage/methylation domain-containing protein; translation: MKKALITNKGFTLIELLIVVAIIGILAAIAIPGYLGLQQKARRGTIPEFTDQAAKDILNWMTTVQSQSSMTADFDGDGLLTPADNAARPANIAAIPASYIALHSMPGGKGIVGNPGWDDRSPWNAAVPLFAAAAGPGSGQIAITVPAPNTILVLGYSDRASDGIVASKTISIE
- a CDS encoding prepilin-type N-terminal cleavage/methylation domain-containing protein, whose amino-acid sequence is MFKTMHGMKVRDERGFTLIELLIVVAIIGILAAIAIPGYLGLQQKARRGTVPESVDQTAKDLLNWMGTVQNQMSMTSDFNGDGQLTVADDGVRPANIAAIPAAYIALHSSAGGKGTVANPGWDDKSPWNAANPLFAAAAAAGSGQISITNPTPTTILIQGYSNQAADGVVASKTVSIE